The following proteins come from a genomic window of Nostoc sp. ATCC 53789:
- a CDS encoding glycosyltransferase family 39 protein: MFYKLHILRHIWRQTRLVGLLPYLSLLLWILPLLLFTSGHNSLMAHDEALYASRARLMFDSGNWITPWTTAHHKTPGPYWLIASFYKLFGMSDISARLPSMIASIFSLWLVYEIGKSMLGKKLARLAAAILSVEFLWLQYSRLSTPDIPMVLLVLLAILSLIKTESYPKYRYFWSFIAGLSLGLGFLVRSFMIFLPIIALFPYLIWEHRRHHHLTNPFLYLGFFVGLIPTCVWLCLSWLHYGNQSFGELLKFVMQLGSENNYRNDRLFYLWNILLKAFPWAFFGLLGLFLTVRRPIPRYQLILVGFPLILFCELSLFSTRLPHYSLCLYPFIALFASVGLNWLGSIYQTGITPPLPVEKDKINILSLFAKKNLPRNLSYGFGGLGFLLVVASIGIFSWGSFDFRKYATIGLAMGLGWLILPVVWISRYHFGKKFLTARYWIAGWLIPCWLALATIGSTGLLSDYNHVLKTFLQQSAIASILQSHPTYYVEIDQKTQVLFEFYLPIHAHQVASISQIPALSYAWIYTDQSLKLSRPHRILGTVKEYQLIQFLP, from the coding sequence ATGTTTTATAAATTACATATCTTGCGGCATATTTGGCGACAAACGCGCCTAGTGGGATTATTACCATATTTGAGCTTGTTACTTTGGATACTTCCCTTATTATTATTTACTTCTGGGCACAATAGCCTGATGGCACATGATGAAGCGCTTTACGCTTCGCGTGCGCGTCTGATGTTTGATTCTGGTAATTGGATAACTCCTTGGACAACGGCACATCATAAAACCCCTGGCCCTTATTGGTTAATTGCCAGTTTCTACAAGCTGTTTGGTATGAGTGATATTAGTGCGCGTCTTCCTAGTATGATTGCTAGCATTTTTAGCTTATGGCTTGTGTATGAAATCGGCAAAAGTATGCTAGGCAAAAAATTAGCAAGGCTTGCTGCTGCAATTTTAAGTGTGGAATTTCTCTGGCTACAATACTCTCGCTTAAGTACACCTGATATACCGATGGTTCTATTGGTACTTTTAGCTATTTTGTCTTTAATAAAAACGGAATCATATCCTAAATATCGCTATTTTTGGAGTTTTATAGCTGGTTTAAGTTTAGGTTTAGGCTTCTTAGTCAGAAGCTTTATGATTTTTTTGCCAATTATCGCTTTATTCCCTTATTTAATTTGGGAACATCGCCGTCATCATCATCTTACTAACCCATTTTTGTATTTAGGCTTTTTTGTAGGTTTAATCCCTACCTGTGTTTGGCTGTGTTTAAGCTGGCTGCACTACGGAAATCAGAGTTTTGGAGAGTTGCTCAAGTTTGTTATGCAGCTAGGTTCTGAAAATAATTATAGAAATGATCGGCTGTTTTATTTATGGAATATTCTTTTAAAAGCATTTCCTTGGGCTTTTTTCGGGCTTTTAGGTTTATTTTTAACTGTACGTCGTCCTATTCCTCGTTATCAGTTAATATTAGTTGGCTTTCCACTTATCCTATTTTGTGAGCTTAGTCTTTTTAGCACTCGTCTCCCTCATTATAGTCTTTGCCTTTATCCGTTTATAGCTTTGTTTGCATCTGTGGGTTTAAACTGGTTAGGTAGTATTTACCAGACAGGAATTACCCCCCCATTACCTGTTGAAAAAGATAAAATAAATATATTAAGCCTTTTTGCCAAAAAGAATCTTCCTCGAAATCTCAGTTATGGCTTTGGTGGGTTAGGTTTTTTACTTGTTGTAGCGAGTATTGGCATTTTTAGTTGGGGTAGTTTTGATTTTCGCAAGTATGCAACTATTGGCTTGGCTATGGGCTTGGGTTGGTTAATTTTACCTGTGGTGTGGATTAGTCGTTACCACTTTGGCAAGAAGTTTCTCACAGCGCGTTATTGGATTGCAGGTTGGTTAATTCCCTGTTGGCTAGCTTTGGCGACGATTGGTAGCACAGGTCTGTTAAGTGACTATAACCATGTTTTGAAAACTTTTTTACAACAAAGTGCGATCGCCTCAATTCTCCAATCTCATCCTACCTACTACGTGGAAATAGACCAGAAAACCCAAGTCCTATTTGAGTTCTATCTTCCTATTCATGCCCATCAAGTAGCCTCTATTTCGCAAATACCAGCTTTGAGCTATGCTTGGATCTATACTGACCAATCCCTTAAATTATCTAGACCTCACCGTATTCTCGGCACTGTCAAAGAGTACCAGTTGATCCAATTTCTTCCCTAA
- a CDS encoding methyltransferase domain-containing protein yields MQLRPNQRQKLDDKDDKLFYAYPRFVTHVDEGFIQQLTDLYRDRLKPDTRILDMMSSWVSHLPEEMQFDHVEGHGLNAEELARNTRLNHYFVQNLNENPQLPLPDGDFDAVLNCVSVQYVQYPEAVFSEIYRILKPGGVAIISFSNRMFFEKAIQAWREASESQRVELVKAYFASVPGFTTAEVIAHKSTLPNLFQWLGAAGGDPFYAVIAYRS; encoded by the coding sequence ATGCAATTAAGACCGAATCAACGCCAGAAATTAGACGACAAAGACGATAAGCTGTTCTATGCCTATCCCCGCTTTGTAACCCATGTAGATGAAGGATTTATTCAACAGCTAACGGATTTATATCGCGATCGCCTCAAACCCGACACCCGCATTCTTGATATGATGAGCAGTTGGGTGTCCCATCTACCAGAAGAGATGCAGTTTGACCATGTAGAAGGACACGGACTCAACGCTGAGGAATTAGCACGGAATACCCGCTTAAATCATTATTTTGTGCAAAATCTTAACGAAAATCCGCAGCTACCTTTACCAGATGGAGATTTTGATGCTGTTCTCAATTGCGTATCTGTGCAGTATGTACAATATCCGGAAGCAGTATTTTCTGAAATTTACCGCATCTTGAAACCCGGTGGTGTTGCAATTATCAGCTTTTCTAACCGGATGTTTTTTGAAAAGGCGATTCAAGCTTGGCGGGAGGCTTCAGAATCACAGCGAGTAGAATTAGTCAAAGCTTACTTCGCCTCAGTCCCAGGATTTACAACCGCAGAAGTTATAGCTCATAAATCAACATTACCGAATTTATTTCAGTGGTTGGGTGCAGCTGGAGGAGATCCATTTTATGCCGTTATAGCTTATCGTAGTTAA
- a CDS encoding M90 family metallopeptidase, with the protein MIQTIVIFLIIGLIIAGILANPILIKRRRNRLKHRPFPPLWNAIIENNLPIYLCLSPDEIRRLQGHIQVFLAEKQFIGCRGLQVTEEMKVTLAAIACLLLLNERGQYFPRLRSILVYPNAYFVQETTSIGKYVVEERRVARLGESWTNDQLVLSWEQVKQDINNWRDGRNVVLHEFAHQLDQEDGKAEGVPILQSNSDYAIWAKVMTEAYQQLCNDVLQGAKTVMDSYGATNPAEFFAVATETFFEKPHQLLSKHPALYEQLQRYYQLDPLQWV; encoded by the coding sequence ATGATTCAAACAATAGTTATTTTTCTCATCATTGGACTAATTATAGCTGGCATTTTAGCCAATCCCATCCTAATCAAAAGGCGAAGGAACCGTCTTAAACACCGTCCTTTTCCCCCACTGTGGAATGCAATTATTGAAAATAATCTTCCTATTTATCTGTGTCTCTCTCCCGATGAAATCAGACGACTTCAGGGACATATTCAAGTATTTTTAGCAGAAAAGCAATTTATTGGCTGTAGAGGATTACAGGTGACGGAGGAAATGAAAGTTACTCTTGCTGCGATCGCCTGTTTACTTTTATTAAATGAACGTGGGCAATACTTCCCTAGACTTCGTTCAATTCTGGTGTATCCCAATGCCTATTTTGTTCAGGAAACAACTTCCATCGGAAAATATGTTGTTGAAGAAAGGCGTGTGGCCAGACTAGGAGAATCGTGGACAAATGACCAATTAGTACTGTCTTGGGAACAGGTAAAACAAGATATTAATAACTGGAGAGATGGACGTAACGTTGTGCTTCATGAATTCGCCCATCAGTTAGATCAAGAAGATGGTAAAGCTGAAGGAGTTCCGATACTGCAAAGCAACTCAGACTATGCTATTTGGGCGAAGGTGATGACAGAAGCATATCAGCAACTTTGTAATGATGTTCTACAAGGCGCAAAGACGGTAATGGATAGCTATGGGGCAACGAATCCCGCAGAATTTTTTGCCGTAGCGACTGAGACATTCTTTGAGAAACCACACCAATTGCTGTCTAAGCATCCGGCACTTTATGAGCAATTGCAACGTTACTATCAATTAGATCCTTTGCAATGGGTATAA
- a CDS encoding HlyD family secretion protein — protein MKTNTFNGRNQNKTIVIEKELIPNSETLEAVTAEAPVVTPEIEKEVAPKRKKPTGLILAGLGVGAIVAGTFGYNYWQYASTHQETDNATVAGNIHQVSSRIPGTVSQVLVNDNQLVQPGQLLVKLDPRDYESKVQQAQAALENARGQAQAAQANIALSSQTTTGKTTQAQGDVSGAVAAISTAQAAVQEAQAGIPAAQAEVRLAEAGIPAAQAQVAQANANLENAQADYNRYKELYQSGAIARQQLDAAKAAFNVATAQRNAAVQGVEQAQAKLASARVGVAKAQSQLAQAQENVTNAQAKLAASKGGLQQATAGGQDTTVKRSQYEAAKAAIAQSEASLKDAQLQLSYANVTAPSAGRVGRKNVEVGNRVAVGTPLMAIVDNEYWVIANFKETQLEKMRPGETAEIKLDAFPHQTFVGRVESLSPASGAQFALLPPDNATGNFTKVVQRIPVKVVFDQKSIQGYESRITPGMSAEVAVEVK, from the coding sequence ATGAAAACCAATACATTTAACGGACGCAACCAAAACAAAACCATAGTTATAGAAAAAGAATTGATTCCTAATTCCGAGACTTTAGAAGCTGTAACCGCAGAAGCGCCTGTTGTAACTCCTGAGATCGAGAAAGAAGTTGCACCGAAACGGAAAAAACCGACTGGTTTGATTTTGGCAGGATTAGGTGTGGGTGCGATCGTTGCAGGTACTTTTGGTTATAACTATTGGCAATACGCCTCTACCCATCAAGAAACAGATAACGCCACCGTAGCGGGAAACATTCACCAAGTTAGTAGCCGCATTCCCGGAACTGTAAGTCAAGTGCTTGTGAATGATAACCAACTGGTGCAACCGGGACAATTGTTAGTGAAGTTAGATCCACGAGACTATGAAAGTAAGGTACAGCAAGCACAAGCAGCCTTAGAAAATGCACGTGGACAAGCCCAAGCTGCCCAAGCAAATATTGCTTTAAGTTCACAAACCACCACTGGTAAGACAACTCAAGCGCAGGGAGATGTTAGTGGTGCGGTAGCAGCAATTTCCACAGCCCAAGCAGCAGTACAAGAAGCGCAAGCTGGGATACCAGCCGCGCAAGCTGAAGTCAGATTAGCCGAAGCAGGTATTCCCGCCGCCCAAGCGCAGGTAGCGCAAGCAAATGCGAATTTGGAAAATGCCCAAGCAGATTACAATCGCTACAAGGAATTGTATCAATCAGGTGCGATCGCTCGTCAGCAGCTAGACGCAGCCAAGGCCGCTTTTAATGTAGCGACGGCACAAAGAAACGCTGCTGTTCAGGGAGTAGAACAAGCCCAAGCCAAGTTAGCCTCTGCGAGAGTTGGTGTTGCCAAAGCCCAGTCTCAACTAGCACAAGCGCAAGAGAATGTCACCAACGCCCAAGCGAAATTGGCAGCATCCAAGGGCGGATTGCAACAAGCCACCGCAGGCGGACAAGATACAACAGTCAAACGTAGCCAATATGAAGCGGCAAAAGCTGCGATCGCGCAATCAGAAGCATCCCTCAAAGACGCACAATTGCAGCTATCTTATGCCAATGTTACCGCCCCTAGTGCCGGACGAGTCGGTAGAAAAAACGTGGAAGTTGGCAACCGAGTTGCAGTAGGAACACCATTAATGGCGATCGTGGATAACGAGTATTGGGTAATTGCGAACTTCAAGGAAACCCAATTAGAAAAGATGCGCCCAGGAGAGACAGCAGAAATCAAGCTAGATGCTTTCCCTCATCAAACCTTTGTTGGTCGTGTTGAAAGTCTTTCGCCAGCCTCAGGCGCTCAGTTTGCCTTATTACCACCAGATAACGCTACAGGTAACTTTACCAAAGTTGTCCAACGCATCCCAGTCAAAGTAGTCTTTGATCAAAAGAGCATTCAAGGATACGAATCGCGGATTACTCCGGGGATGTCTGCGGAAGTAGCTGTGGAAGTCAAGTAA
- a CDS encoding MarR family transcriptional regulator — protein sequence MVSTSNHSPALESWQQNLAPYNLGYRIKLVSQLLSRKFTDKLEPFGLTPFHWLVLCCLWQEDGLPTSSIGDKLKQVGGTLTGVLDRMEERGLVRRERDTHDRRIWRIWLTDAGKELETILPPIAAAVRDEAMDGISFADRELFSQILNRAIANLS from the coding sequence ATGGTTTCTACATCTAATCATTCCCCAGCTTTAGAGTCGTGGCAGCAAAATCTGGCACCATACAATTTGGGCTACAGAATCAAATTAGTCTCACAATTGCTCAGTCGCAAGTTTACAGATAAGCTAGAACCCTTTGGACTTACACCATTTCACTGGTTGGTGTTGTGCTGTTTGTGGCAAGAAGATGGTTTACCTACTTCTAGTATTGGAGACAAACTCAAACAAGTGGGAGGAACTTTAACAGGCGTACTAGATCGGATGGAAGAACGCGGTTTGGTGCGTCGAGAACGCGACACTCACGATCGCCGCATCTGGCGGATCTGGCTAACAGATGCAGGTAAGGAATTAGAAACTATCTTACCCCCAATTGCTGCCGCAGTAAGGGATGAAGCAATGGACGGTATTTCTTTTGCTGACCGAGAACTGTTTTCCCAAATCTTGAATCGGGCGATCGCTAACCTCTCCTAA
- a CDS encoding tetratricopeptide repeat protein, with the protein MLRRLIMIVTAAILFSNSLTLAQTKKPKPPDKFPPNPLEITTPDPLLPRLPKDKQPLTLQEQQNLEPALDALNQQAAVKLQAGDQVAAFEIWNRELRLRRFLGSLAEVQALSRVGAIAWKQNDGEEVQYITQRLQAIQKQAQSQKTTAQVDLELWRSLAQAYQNVRSIKLAVEAYDQVLLVVRQQKNTAAVVEILKTIGELHLTWFDYTKAAPVYEELLSLATSQGERVNEVTYLQRLAYIYEQTQQPQQSLNILTKLVEIYTSQNNLTVIPELKLAIAANYESLAKKDPNLLLEAFQNYQEAYTTAWQLREYVRAGDALQKLIALYRSQGQIDEALQASQILVQTQTQSANFYGIMQAYDQIGQLYLEQKDFPQALTAFKKGLEIAQQLKHEEAYFTKQIEKISSNR; encoded by the coding sequence ATGCTCAGGCGCTTAATTATGATTGTTACTGCCGCTATTCTCTTTAGCAACTCCTTAACGCTGGCACAGACTAAAAAGCCCAAACCACCGGATAAATTCCCTCCTAATCCCCTAGAAATTACCACACCCGATCCACTGCTACCACGTTTGCCCAAAGATAAACAGCCGTTAACTCTCCAAGAACAGCAAAACTTAGAACCAGCGCTGGATGCCTTAAATCAACAAGCAGCAGTGAAACTGCAAGCAGGGGATCAGGTGGCGGCGTTTGAAATTTGGAACCGGGAACTTCGGTTGCGGCGCTTTTTAGGTTCTTTAGCAGAGGTGCAAGCACTATCACGAGTTGGGGCGATCGCTTGGAAGCAAAATGATGGGGAAGAAGTACAATATATTACGCAGCGATTGCAAGCAATTCAAAAGCAGGCACAATCTCAGAAAACAACTGCCCAAGTTGATCTGGAATTATGGCGATCGCTAGCCCAAGCTTACCAAAATGTGCGATCAATTAAACTAGCTGTAGAAGCTTACGACCAAGTTTTGTTAGTGGTGCGGCAGCAAAAAAATACAGCAGCAGTAGTAGAAATCCTTAAGACAATTGGGGAATTGCATTTAACTTGGTTTGATTATACTAAAGCCGCCCCAGTCTACGAGGAATTATTGAGTTTAGCTACTTCTCAAGGTGAACGTGTAAATGAGGTAACATATCTGCAAAGGCTGGCTTACATTTATGAGCAGACACAACAACCGCAGCAGTCATTGAATATACTTACTAAATTAGTAGAAATTTACACTAGTCAAAATAATCTTACTGTAATCCCAGAATTAAAGCTAGCGATCGCTGCAAATTACGAATCTCTAGCCAAGAAAGATCCTAACTTACTGCTAGAAGCTTTTCAAAATTATCAAGAAGCTTATACCACTGCTTGGCAATTACGCGAGTATGTTCGTGCTGGCGACGCTTTGCAGAAGTTAATTGCACTTTACCGTTCTCAAGGACAAATAGACGAGGCTTTGCAGGCTAGCCAAATCCTTGTACAGACACAGACGCAATCTGCCAACTTTTACGGGATAATGCAAGCTTATGATCAAATTGGGCAATTATATCTAGAACAGAAAGATTTTCCTCAAGCATTAACAGCTTTTAAAAAAGGGTTGGAAATAGCACAACAACTAAAACATGAAGAAGCATACTTTACTAAGCAAATTGAAAAAATATCATCTAATCGATAA
- a CDS encoding Uma2 family endonuclease, with translation MVISQSEYYISPEEYLEGEKVSEIKHEYIDGQVYAMAGASDAHVTVSMNVSMLLRNHLRGSGCRVYMLDMKAQIDVINRYFYPDVMVTCDTRDRESEYFKSYPCLIIEVLSESTEGYDRGKKFASYRHLESLQEYVLISSDRMSVECFRRNEQGQWVLYPYEQEQEVHLASVDFRCAIAEIYEDVLS, from the coding sequence ATGGTCATCAGCCAAAGTGAGTACTATATCTCTCCAGAAGAATATCTAGAAGGTGAGAAAGTAAGTGAAATTAAACACGAGTATATTGATGGACAAGTCTACGCGATGGCAGGGGCAAGTGATGCCCATGTCACGGTTAGCATGAATGTATCTATGCTGTTACGAAACCATCTCCGGGGTAGTGGATGCCGTGTCTATATGTTGGACATGAAAGCACAGATTGATGTCATCAACCGCTATTTCTATCCTGATGTAATGGTAACTTGCGATACACGAGATAGAGAGTCTGAATATTTTAAATCCTATCCTTGTTTAATTATTGAAGTACTTTCTGAGTCAACAGAAGGCTATGACAGAGGCAAGAAATTCGCTAGTTATCGGCATTTAGAATCACTACAAGAGTATGTGCTAATTTCATCAGATCGAATGAGTGTAGAATGCTTCCGCCGTAATGAACAAGGACAGTGGGTACTTTATCCTTATGAACAAGAACAAGAAGTGCATTTAGCTAGCGTTGATTTTCGGTGTGCGATCGCCGAAATATATGAAGATGTATTAAGCTGA
- a CDS encoding MFS transporter, with the protein MKKPLLPALRSKNYQLFFAGQGISLIGTWMTQLATVWLVYNLTNSALMLGVVGFSSQIPSFFLAPFGGVFVDRFSRYRTLIGTQILAMIQSLTLAVLALTGVIEVWHIIALSLCQGFINALDAPARQAFVPELVERREDLANAIAINSTMINGARLIGPAIGGLLIARVGTGYCFLIDGLSYIAVLAALLAMKVKPWKNVVTDGNPLQKVKEGFVYAFSFPPIRSILLLSTLVSLMGLQNTILVPVIAEQVLKGGAESLGFLMAASGVGALTGGIYLATRQTILGIGKLIALAPAILGVGLIAFSLSRYLPLSLFTMLFVGLGTILQIAASNTFLQTIVDDDKRGRLMSLYTMSFLGMIPVGNLLGGVLASRIGAPNTLIIDGIACILGSIIFSRQLPTLRQIMRPIYEQKGIVISNKA; encoded by the coding sequence ATGAAAAAACCGTTACTACCGGCTTTAAGGTCAAAAAACTACCAGTTGTTTTTTGCCGGACAAGGTATTTCCCTAATTGGGACATGGATGACGCAACTTGCGACGGTTTGGCTAGTTTATAACTTGACAAACTCCGCATTAATGCTAGGAGTTGTGGGATTTTCGAGTCAAATTCCTAGCTTTTTTTTAGCTCCCTTTGGCGGAGTATTTGTAGATCGATTTTCTCGATATCGTACCTTAATTGGTACACAAATCTTGGCGATGATTCAATCGTTAACATTAGCAGTACTGGCGCTAACTGGTGTGATTGAGGTATGGCACATCATCGCCTTGAGCTTGTGTCAAGGATTTATTAACGCCTTAGATGCACCAGCCCGCCAAGCATTTGTTCCAGAACTGGTTGAACGCAGAGAAGATTTAGCCAATGCGATCGCCATTAACTCTACCATGATCAACGGTGCTAGATTAATTGGCCCTGCGATCGGAGGTTTACTAATTGCTAGAGTTGGAACTGGCTATTGTTTTTTAATAGACGGTTTAAGTTACATTGCTGTACTCGCCGCTTTATTGGCAATGAAAGTCAAGCCTTGGAAAAATGTGGTGACAGACGGTAATCCCTTACAAAAAGTCAAAGAGGGATTTGTATATGCCTTTAGTTTTCCACCTATTCGCTCGATTTTATTGCTATCAACTTTAGTCAGTCTCATGGGACTGCAAAACACTATTCTCGTACCAGTTATTGCAGAACAAGTACTCAAAGGTGGTGCAGAGAGTTTGGGTTTTTTGATGGCTGCATCTGGGGTTGGAGCTTTAACTGGTGGAATTTATCTAGCTACGCGCCAAACAATCTTAGGAATTGGTAAATTGATCGCTTTAGCTCCAGCAATTTTAGGAGTTGGTCTAATTGCCTTTTCTTTATCTCGATATTTACCACTTTCTTTATTTACAATGTTATTTGTTGGCTTAGGTACAATTCTCCAGATTGCTGCTAGCAACACATTTTTACAAACAATTGTTGATGATGACAAACGTGGGCGATTGATGAGCTTATACACAATGTCATTTTTGGGGATGATTCCCGTAGGCAACTTGTTAGGAGGTGTATTAGCAAGTCGTATTGGCGCACCCAACACTTTAATTATTGATGGTATAGCTTGTATTTTAGGTTCTATAATTTTTAGCAGACAGTTGCCTACTTTAAGACAGATAATGCGTCCAATTTATGAGCAGAAGGGCATTGTAATAAGTAATAAAGCTTAG
- a CDS encoding DHA2 family efflux MFS transporter permease subunit: MANTGVIHQQAPPERVPLRTWIGVLASMLGAFMAVLDIQITNASLQDIQASLGATLEEGSWISTAYLVAEIVVIPLTGWLSRVFSLRRYLLVNTALFIFFSICCAWSWNLNSMILFRALQGFSGGVLIPTAMTVVLTTLPQSKQSIGLAAFGFSAVFAPSIGPTLGGWLTENFGWEYNFYINVIPGALMLAGVWYGIKQEKPQINLLKQGDWWGIIAMAIGLGSLQIVLEEGSRKDWFSSALILRLSAIAVIFLAIFFFIELTRKQPFINLQLLFRRNFGLASIVNVSLGVGLYGSIYILPLYLAQIQKYNALQIGEVLIWAGIPQLFIIPLIPKLMQRIDVRLMVAIGVTLFSISAFMNSGMTNQTGLDQLRWSQFVRAMGQPLIMVPLTSIATAGLSPQEAGSASGLFNMMRNMGGSIGIASLATLLTNREQFHSNRLGDGISLYNPETQQRIDQMTQYFVSKGADLSTAQNQAIASISNIVRREAYVMAFNDCFYFIGIALLLSGLAVLFFKKVKPSGNAVAH; this comes from the coding sequence ATGGCTAATACAGGTGTAATTCATCAGCAAGCACCACCAGAACGCGTACCGTTAAGAACTTGGATTGGTGTATTAGCCAGTATGCTTGGTGCATTTATGGCGGTATTAGATATTCAAATAACTAATGCTTCACTGCAAGACATTCAAGCAAGTTTAGGAGCAACTTTAGAAGAAGGCTCTTGGATTTCTACCGCTTATTTAGTAGCAGAGATTGTGGTAATTCCTTTAACAGGATGGTTATCGCGGGTGTTTTCTCTGCGACGTTATCTGTTAGTGAATACTGCACTATTTATTTTCTTTTCTATATGCTGTGCTTGGTCGTGGAATCTCAATTCCATGATTTTATTTCGCGCCTTGCAAGGTTTTAGTGGAGGAGTCTTAATTCCCACCGCTATGACAGTTGTATTAACGACTTTACCCCAATCTAAGCAATCAATTGGACTGGCTGCTTTTGGGTTTAGTGCAGTTTTTGCACCATCAATTGGCCCAACATTGGGAGGTTGGTTAACAGAAAATTTTGGTTGGGAATACAACTTTTATATAAATGTAATTCCAGGCGCATTAATGCTAGCTGGAGTTTGGTACGGAATTAAGCAAGAAAAACCCCAAATTAATTTACTGAAACAAGGTGATTGGTGGGGAATTATTGCAATGGCTATTGGGTTAGGTTCCCTGCAAATTGTTTTAGAAGAAGGTAGCCGCAAAGATTGGTTTAGTTCAGCGCTGATTCTGCGCTTAAGTGCGATCGCAGTAATTTTTCTGGCGATATTTTTCTTTATAGAATTAACTCGTAAGCAACCATTTATTAATTTACAACTTTTGTTTAGGCGGAACTTTGGTTTAGCCAGTATTGTTAATGTGTCCCTGGGGGTTGGATTGTATGGTTCAATTTATATTTTACCGTTGTATCTTGCCCAAATTCAAAAATACAATGCGCTACAAATTGGTGAAGTATTAATTTGGGCTGGTATTCCTCAACTTTTTATTATTCCACTCATACCCAAATTGATGCAACGCATTGATGTACGGTTAATGGTAGCTATTGGCGTAACATTGTTTTCCATTAGTGCATTTATGAACTCTGGAATGACTAATCAAACTGGATTAGATCAGTTACGCTGGTCGCAATTTGTGCGTGCAATGGGACAACCCCTAATTATGGTACCCCTAACTTCTATCGCTACTGCTGGATTGAGTCCACAAGAAGCAGGTTCAGCAAGTGGTTTATTTAATATGATGCGGAATATGGGCGGTTCTATAGGAATTGCATCTTTAGCTACTTTATTAACTAACAGAGAGCAATTTCACTCGAATAGATTGGGTGATGGGATATCTTTATATAACCCAGAAACTCAACAGCGAATTGACCAAATGACACAGTATTTTGTCAGTAAAGGAGCAGATTTGAGTACAGCACAAAATCAAGCTATCGCATCCATATCTAATATAGTCCGCCGGGAAGCTTATGTAATGGCTTTTAACGATTGTTTCTACTTTATTGGCATTGCATTATTACTTAGTGGGCTTGCCGTTTTATTCTTCAAAAAGGTGAAGCCAAGTGGTAATGCTGTCGCTCATTAA
- a CDS encoding EVE domain-containing protein, whose protein sequence is MNYWLMKSEPEAYSIADLQQQCQTIWDGVRNYQARNFLRQMEEGDLAFFYHSNANPPNIAGLMRVVKKDIADPAQFEPESKYYDPKSTSESPRWQTVVVEFVETFSNPILLSILKEKFSAEDLMLVRQGNRLSVMPVPEAVALKILAMKGS, encoded by the coding sequence ATGAATTATTGGCTAATGAAATCAGAACCAGAAGCCTATAGCATTGCTGACCTTCAACAGCAATGCCAGACTATCTGGGACGGTGTTCGCAATTATCAAGCTCGTAACTTTTTGCGCCAAATGGAGGAAGGGGACTTAGCTTTTTTCTATCACTCGAATGCTAATCCTCCTAATATTGCTGGGTTAATGCGTGTAGTGAAAAAAGATATTGCTGACCCGGCCCAGTTTGAGCCAGAAAGTAAATATTACGATCCGAAATCAACTTCTGAATCACCTCGGTGGCAAACAGTTGTAGTAGAATTCGTTGAGACTTTTTCTAACCCTATCTTGCTATCAATACTCAAAGAAAAGTTTAGCGCCGAAGACTTAATGTTGGTGAGACAAGGAAATCGATTATCAGTTATGCCCGTCCCTGAAGCAGTAGCTTTAAAAATTCTAGCAATGAAAGGCTCCTAG